One part of the Mariniblastus fucicola genome encodes these proteins:
- a CDS encoding alpha-L-rhamnosidase encodes MRDLRTLANIFTFCAFSLCTAQIVAAQTPAHSLTIGENFVDPIGFYDASPVLSWKLPVNEKVKSQSAYQVIVTSQPAGSSENSTLWDSGKVVSDQSVWVQYEGPELKSRQRIFWRVKFWDQDQRESDWSNEASAEMGLLSNSDWKASWIEVPRTNVATDRIKVLKAVYGNRDGDEPQVVDVADRLNRAIKNSGQPVRVVPRRLGGDPAHGKPKTLWVEYEVNGEKKSAVVKENRSFDPFPPIIAQPGYYFRREFDVPRKVVKARLYASALGIYSFYLNGKRVGDDVLSPGYTTYSKRTETLTYDVTPLVQKGSNAIGASLGEGWYAGNLLLRKRKELAGLTPKLLGQLELTYDDGSVQTVSTDELWKGMDAGPLQATGFYHGEDYDARKELGQWSSVGFDDKAWKAVTANAIEAKPLLVPKRLPPVKVKQEVVAVAVTEPEAGKFVFDFGQNLVGVPKVTLPVKAGEKVLFRFAEMLEKDGTLYTTNYRSARSQASYIAAKDGEIQWQPEFSFFGFRYLEVSGLTQGDQLSTEAAVAMVYHTDFESSGSFTSSHEKLNQLQRNIRWGQISNFIDIPTDCPQRDERLGWTGDAQVFCPTSFFNYDVHSFWARWLQSVRDDQTEEGKIPHTVPATNFGVASPGWADVIVTAPWDVYVRTGDQRILTDNYDAMKRWLAVYERESEGLIPKTRGFGDWLQPYTKSDNKGDTAQDLIATAYFGRDARILNWTADALGKTEDAERFEKLHADIRQAFTKRYFSSEEAVAGADTQTACLMGLAYDLIEPEAKDVAVSRLMKKFEEADRHLRTGFLGTPLLAPVFDELGQADICYELLFKESYPSWFFPINQGATTMWERWNSYSHADGFGNANMNSFNHYAYGAIGQFMYERVAGLSPDPKNPGYKHFYVRPLIGGPLEFASAQLETPYGVAKSGWKKSKGSLSVEAVVPPNTTATCVLPTSDRASLVVNRQAVGENELIFIRDANGQLNVTVGPGTHMFIIRN; translated from the coding sequence ATGCGCGACCTGCGAACACTAGCGAACATCTTCACGTTCTGTGCGTTTTCTTTGTGCACTGCGCAGATCGTTGCGGCACAAACTCCTGCCCATTCATTGACCATTGGAGAGAACTTCGTCGATCCGATTGGATTCTATGATGCGTCTCCAGTGCTTTCGTGGAAGCTGCCGGTCAATGAGAAAGTGAAATCGCAATCGGCGTACCAAGTAATCGTGACGTCGCAGCCAGCCGGCAGCTCTGAGAACTCAACACTGTGGGATTCGGGAAAGGTTGTTTCTGATCAGTCAGTCTGGGTTCAGTACGAGGGTCCGGAGCTGAAATCGAGGCAGCGGATCTTCTGGCGAGTCAAATTTTGGGATCAGGACCAGCGAGAATCTGACTGGAGCAATGAGGCCAGCGCCGAAATGGGTTTGCTTTCCAACAGCGACTGGAAAGCCAGCTGGATTGAAGTGCCGCGAACCAACGTGGCGACTGACAGGATCAAAGTGCTCAAGGCCGTATACGGAAATCGTGATGGAGACGAACCACAAGTTGTCGACGTGGCTGATCGACTGAATCGCGCTATTAAAAATAGTGGCCAACCCGTTCGCGTTGTTCCGCGGAGGCTTGGCGGTGATCCGGCTCATGGAAAGCCGAAAACGTTGTGGGTTGAATACGAAGTTAACGGCGAGAAAAAATCAGCCGTCGTCAAAGAAAACAGGTCCTTCGATCCGTTCCCGCCGATCATCGCTCAACCAGGCTATTACTTTCGACGTGAATTCGACGTCCCGCGGAAGGTCGTTAAGGCGAGGCTGTACGCTTCTGCGCTGGGAATCTATTCGTTTTACCTCAATGGCAAACGAGTCGGCGACGACGTGCTTTCGCCGGGCTACACGACGTATTCGAAGCGTACTGAAACGCTGACTTATGACGTGACGCCGTTGGTTCAGAAAGGTTCCAATGCAATCGGGGCTTCTCTGGGTGAAGGCTGGTACGCGGGCAATTTACTTCTTCGCAAACGCAAAGAACTTGCGGGTTTGACTCCAAAATTGCTGGGGCAACTTGAGCTAACTTACGATGATGGAAGCGTTCAAACGGTCTCAACTGATGAACTGTGGAAAGGCATGGATGCCGGTCCACTCCAGGCGACAGGGTTCTATCACGGCGAAGACTACGACGCGCGAAAGGAACTTGGCCAATGGTCAAGCGTTGGTTTTGACGACAAGGCGTGGAAAGCAGTTACGGCCAACGCGATTGAAGCCAAACCGTTGTTGGTTCCCAAGCGTTTGCCTCCGGTCAAGGTGAAACAGGAAGTGGTGGCGGTCGCAGTGACAGAACCGGAAGCTGGAAAATTTGTGTTCGACTTTGGTCAGAACCTTGTTGGTGTGCCAAAAGTGACTCTTCCGGTTAAAGCCGGTGAGAAAGTCCTGTTTCGGTTCGCCGAGATGCTTGAGAAAGACGGCACGCTCTACACGACCAACTATCGCAGTGCCCGTTCGCAAGCCAGTTACATTGCCGCGAAGGATGGCGAGATCCAATGGCAGCCGGAGTTTTCGTTCTTCGGTTTCCGCTACCTTGAGGTCAGCGGTCTGACGCAGGGCGATCAGCTGAGTACGGAAGCGGCCGTGGCGATGGTCTACCACACCGATTTCGAATCGTCTGGTTCGTTTACTTCGTCTCATGAGAAACTGAATCAGCTGCAGAGGAACATTCGCTGGGGGCAAATCAGTAACTTCATTGATATTCCCACCGACTGCCCGCAACGCGATGAACGGCTTGGTTGGACGGGCGACGCACAAGTCTTTTGCCCGACGTCTTTCTTCAACTACGACGTGCACTCGTTTTGGGCTCGCTGGTTGCAAAGTGTTCGGGATGATCAGACGGAAGAAGGAAAGATTCCGCACACGGTTCCGGCCACGAACTTTGGCGTTGCAAGTCCCGGTTGGGCGGATGTGATTGTTACGGCGCCGTGGGATGTTTACGTGCGAACGGGAGATCAGCGGATTCTGACAGACAACTATGACGCCATGAAGCGTTGGCTGGCCGTTTACGAAAGAGAATCCGAAGGCCTAATCCCAAAGACGCGCGGATTCGGAGATTGGCTGCAGCCCTACACGAAATCCGACAACAAGGGCGACACGGCTCAGGACTTGATCGCGACGGCTTACTTTGGACGCGATGCACGCATCTTGAATTGGACGGCGGATGCGCTCGGCAAGACTGAAGATGCAGAACGCTTCGAAAAACTGCACGCCGATATTCGACAAGCCTTTACGAAGCGATACTTCTCAAGCGAAGAAGCGGTCGCTGGCGCTGACACTCAGACGGCTTGCTTGATGGGTTTGGCTTACGATTTGATTGAGCCAGAAGCCAAGGACGTCGCAGTCTCGCGGTTGATGAAAAAGTTTGAAGAGGCCGACCGCCATTTGCGAACCGGCTTTCTGGGTACGCCACTTTTGGCGCCGGTCTTTGACGAACTTGGACAGGCTGACATTTGTTACGAGTTGCTGTTCAAAGAAAGCTATCCCTCCTGGTTCTTTCCGATTAATCAAGGAGCAACCACCATGTGGGAACGCTGGAATAGCTATAGCCACGCGGACGGATTCGGAAACGCGAACATGAATTCGTTCAATCACTACGCTTACGGTGCCATTGGACAGTTTATGTACGAGCGAGTCGCCGGCCTTTCACCTGACCCAAAGAATCCCGGCTACAAACATTTTTACGTTCGCCCGCTAATTGGTGGCCCGCTTGAGTTTGCTTCGGCACAGCTCGAAACACCTTACGGGGTAGCAAAAAGTGGCTGGAAGAAATCCAAAGGTTCCCTTTCGGTTGAAGCCGTCGTTCCACCAAACACGACGGCAACGTGCGTTTTGCCAACAAGTGACCGGGCCTCTTTGGTCGTAAATCGTCAAGCTGTGGGTGAAAACGAACTGATATTCATCCGTGACGCGAATGGACAACTGAACGTGACCGTCGGTCCTGGGACCCACATGTTTATAATCAGGAATTGA
- a CDS encoding Gfo/Idh/MocA family protein, which produces MAIERRDFLRTATAAAIAATNPYWFTSPSSVGELYDDDLTIAAIGVGGSRGRYNRGGKVARQAAKFGKMIAVCDVDELHNDEFNADKLFEGKLKKYIDYRKLIDAEKPNIVVVGTNDHWHVPIATYALRAGCDVYCEKPLTLTIDEGKQICKVVKETGKVFQVGTQQRTEMDRKFLKAIAMVQAGYIGDNVKAHIAIGTAPGEGPFANTQTPEKLHWDFWLGPAQSAEYSLERRKFFRWYLEYSGGKMTDWGAHHIDIAQWAIGMDQTGPEAISGTGKFGNVVPEGFDWVSFFEGKEKLENGYNAATKFSVDLTFANGSVLNVNDEYVSDDGKTKFPNGILFEGSRGRIFVNRGKLTGKPVEQLTASDNRNLEEAIARLYRNKPITTHMQNFFECVKDRSEPISDVYTHHRTMTSCHMCNIALMVGENLRWDPKTEVFVGNEVANNLMARPSRSKFLAEVS; this is translated from the coding sequence ATGGCAATCGAGAGACGAGATTTTCTCCGTACAGCTACGGCTGCCGCAATTGCAGCAACCAATCCATATTGGTTTACAAGCCCTTCATCGGTAGGCGAACTTTATGATGACGATCTGACGATTGCTGCGATTGGCGTTGGCGGCAGTCGCGGTCGATACAATCGCGGTGGAAAAGTTGCACGGCAAGCGGCAAAGTTCGGAAAGATGATTGCGGTATGCGATGTTGATGAACTTCACAACGACGAGTTTAACGCAGACAAGTTGTTTGAAGGTAAGCTGAAAAAATACATCGACTATCGAAAGCTGATTGATGCTGAAAAGCCGAACATTGTTGTTGTTGGAACAAATGACCACTGGCACGTACCAATCGCGACCTATGCTTTGCGGGCCGGTTGCGATGTCTATTGCGAGAAGCCGCTTACACTGACGATCGACGAAGGCAAACAGATATGCAAAGTCGTTAAGGAAACCGGCAAAGTCTTTCAGGTCGGCACGCAGCAACGAACCGAGATGGATCGCAAATTCCTGAAAGCCATCGCAATGGTTCAGGCTGGCTATATCGGCGACAACGTGAAGGCTCATATCGCGATCGGAACAGCGCCCGGAGAAGGCCCCTTCGCTAACACACAAACACCGGAAAAATTACACTGGGACTTCTGGCTTGGCCCGGCTCAATCAGCTGAATATTCGCTTGAGCGACGCAAATTCTTTCGATGGTATCTAGAATATTCTGGCGGGAAGATGACGGATTGGGGCGCCCACCATATCGACATCGCACAATGGGCGATTGGAATGGATCAGACCGGCCCGGAAGCGATCAGCGGCACTGGTAAATTTGGAAACGTTGTACCAGAAGGATTCGATTGGGTTAGTTTTTTTGAAGGCAAGGAGAAACTGGAAAACGGGTACAACGCGGCCACGAAATTCAGCGTCGATCTAACTTTCGCAAACGGATCGGTACTCAACGTGAATGACGAATACGTCTCGGACGACGGGAAAACGAAATTCCCTAACGGAATTCTGTTCGAGGGCAGCCGTGGCCGAATTTTTGTTAACCGAGGGAAACTGACGGGTAAGCCGGTAGAGCAATTGACTGCGTCCGATAACAGGAATCTGGAAGAAGCGATCGCCAGACTTTATAGAAACAAACCGATCACAACGCACATGCAGAACTTTTTCGAGTGCGTGAAGGACCGCAGCGAGCCGATCTCTGATGTTTACACACACCATCGAACCATGACCAGTTGCCACATGTGCAACATTGCGCTAATGGTGGGCGAGAATTTAAGATGGGATCCGAAAACCGAAGTTTTCGTGGGCAATGAAGTGGCCAACAACCTGATGGCTCGCCCGAGCCGCAGCAAGTTTTTGGCTGAGGTCAGTTAG
- a CDS encoding sulfatase family protein: MAVANDGVAADDSKPMNILVLYADDWRNDTLGVAGNSVVKTPVLDDLARNGVRFTHNCVTTSICGISRASLFTGQWMSRHGNRSFKPWKTPWEETFPGLLRSNGYHVGHVGKWHNGKFPKENFDFSTSYYGKHWLEQPDGSKIHVTQKNENDALEFLRTKPDDKPFCLTVAFFATHAEDSNPLQFLPQPESMELYKDIEIPVPSNATQESFDRLPEFVGNEKNEGRNRWHWRFDTPEKFQTMMKNYYRLATEVDSTCGKILAELEKQGLKENTLVIFTTDNGYYHAEHGLADKWYPHQESIRVPLIIDDPRMKESLRGKTNDDLTLNVDLAPTILTAAGIETPATMQGTDMSPLYLAGEKPQWRKDFFYEHPMLKSTDFIPASEALVTKDWKYFYWPEFDREQLFDLRSDPAEEHDLASDPAFKEQLVQMRKRFATLKVTAN; the protein is encoded by the coding sequence ATGGCCGTCGCCAATGACGGCGTTGCTGCAGACGACTCCAAGCCAATGAATATTCTGGTCCTCTACGCTGATGACTGGCGCAACGATACGCTTGGCGTTGCTGGTAATTCTGTCGTCAAGACGCCTGTCCTCGATGATTTGGCCAGAAATGGAGTTCGATTCACGCATAACTGTGTGACAACATCGATCTGCGGGATCAGCCGTGCCTCTTTGTTCACTGGGCAGTGGATGTCGCGGCACGGAAATCGTTCGTTCAAGCCTTGGAAGACGCCTTGGGAAGAAACATTTCCGGGGCTGCTTCGGAGCAACGGCTACCACGTTGGGCATGTCGGAAAATGGCACAACGGAAAGTTCCCAAAAGAGAACTTTGACTTCAGCACGTCTTACTACGGCAAGCACTGGCTCGAGCAGCCTGATGGGTCAAAGATCCATGTGACTCAGAAGAACGAAAACGATGCGCTCGAGTTTCTGCGAACCAAGCCAGACGACAAGCCGTTTTGCTTGACCGTTGCGTTCTTTGCTACGCATGCCGAGGACAGTAACCCGCTGCAGTTTCTGCCTCAGCCAGAAAGCATGGAACTGTACAAAGATATTGAGATTCCTGTGCCATCAAACGCGACTCAGGAATCATTTGATCGACTTCCAGAGTTCGTTGGCAACGAAAAGAATGAAGGGCGAAACCGATGGCATTGGCGATTCGATACGCCTGAAAAATTTCAGACGATGATGAAGAACTATTACCGGTTGGCGACTGAAGTTGATTCGACGTGCGGCAAGATTCTGGCAGAGTTGGAAAAGCAAGGTCTCAAGGAAAATACGCTGGTGATTTTCACGACAGACAACGGCTATTACCACGCGGAACACGGGTTGGCCGACAAATGGTATCCGCATCAGGAAAGCATTCGCGTCCCGCTGATCATTGACGACCCACGAATGAAAGAAAGCTTGCGAGGCAAGACAAACGATGACTTGACCCTCAACGTCGATCTGGCCCCGACAATCCTTACAGCCGCTGGAATCGAAACGCCTGCGACGATGCAGGGCACCGACATGAGTCCGCTTTACCTTGCCGGCGAAAAGCCACAGTGGCGCAAAGATTTCTTCTACGAACATCCGATGCTCAAGAGCACCGATTTCATCCCGGCGTCTGAGGCTCTTGTCACCAAAGACTGGAAGTACTTTTACTGGCCCGAGTTCGATCGGGAGCAGTTGTTTGACCTAAGGAGCGACCCCGCTGAAGAACACGACCTTGCGAGTGATCCAGCATTCAAAGAGCAGTTAGTTCAGATGCGGAAACGGTTTGCGACCTTGAAAGTAACAGCAAACTGA
- a CDS encoding DUF1559 family PulG-like putative transporter yields MRKNKGLVHRQAFTLVELLVVIAIIGILIGMLLPAVQQVREAARRTECLNNLRQTGLAAINFESAHMHFPTMGAINGSFFRGGLDRPTRGVENFSWIYQILPFMEQQNLSNRRATTGGLGVDANGDSLVGESIPNLSCPSRGERFFITIALEPGQHFISDYGGYWTTNNDAQILTGNAQTPTTSNLAAAQPGNDWKTTRWRGIIVPSGEFVADSTAPGGFALSKHSDVGYGSLQDGSSNTLMFGEKGAWSSHYSPVQNSRYPFDNNFFGNLENRGILGPFHANNRGNFAGTGSTVSGYADTERTLSQLGGFGSAHPGTFGTVLGDGSTHSVSMDAERLSFIQLGIRNDGDVINIKEL; encoded by the coding sequence ATGAGAAAAAACAAAGGACTTGTCCATCGCCAAGCGTTCACGTTAGTTGAACTGCTGGTTGTCATTGCCATCATTGGCATTCTGATTGGAATGCTTCTTCCTGCCGTACAACAGGTTCGCGAAGCTGCACGTCGAACCGAGTGCTTGAACAATTTGCGTCAGACGGGATTAGCCGCCATCAATTTTGAGTCGGCGCATATGCATTTCCCAACGATGGGCGCCATCAATGGCTCGTTCTTTCGAGGCGGACTGGATCGACCCACACGAGGCGTTGAAAACTTCAGCTGGATCTATCAGATCTTGCCATTCATGGAGCAGCAGAATCTTTCGAATCGGCGAGCTACCACTGGCGGGCTGGGAGTCGACGCGAATGGCGACTCGCTTGTAGGAGAATCCATCCCGAACCTCAGCTGTCCTTCACGCGGAGAGCGATTTTTCATCACGATTGCGCTCGAACCCGGGCAACACTTTATCTCCGATTATGGAGGCTACTGGACCACAAACAACGACGCGCAAATATTGACAGGCAATGCCCAAACGCCAACAACTTCGAATCTTGCCGCAGCCCAACCAGGCAATGATTGGAAGACAACGCGTTGGCGTGGCATTATCGTACCAAGCGGCGAATTTGTCGCTGATTCAACGGCACCAGGTGGGTTTGCGTTGTCAAAGCATAGTGATGTCGGTTACGGCAGCCTGCAAGACGGCTCGTCGAATACGCTTATGTTCGGCGAGAAAGGTGCTTGGTCATCGCACTATAGCCCGGTTCAGAACAGTCGGTATCCATTTGACAATAACTTTTTCGGCAATCTCGAAAACAGAGGAATCCTGGGGCCATTTCACGCTAACAACCGGGGGAATTTTGCAGGAACTGGCAGTACGGTTTCTGGTTATGCGGATACCGAACGAACCCTCTCACAGTTGGGTGGATTTGGTTCAGCTCATCCTGGCACATTTGGTACCGTGTTGGGCGACGGCTCAACACATTCGGTTTCAATGGATGCTGAGCGTCTTAGCTTCATCCAGCTTGGAATTCGCAATGATGGCGACGTCATCAACATCAAGGAATTGTAA
- a CDS encoding L-rhamnose isomerase, with amino-acid sequence MSNLRDTASIEKAFQHAKDRYAALGVDVNVALKALESIPVSVHCWQGDDVQGFEHDSEKLGGGIAVTGNYIGKARSIDELRSDLEKAFSLLPGKHRLNLHAIYGEFIAPTDRNEIGPEHFQGWIDWARQQQVGLDFNPSFFSHENANDGFTLSHTDAGIRNFWVEHGIASRQIGEAFGAALETPCVTNFWVPDGFKDTPADRRAPRERLAASLDEIFAQELDPQRHLDAVECKLFGIGSESYVVGSHEFYLGYAISRNKLLCLDAGHFHPTEVISDKISSVMMYLPEILLHVSRGVRWDSDHVVTYSDELQAIAQEIVRGNYLDRVHVGLDFFDASINRVAAWVIGTQNMIKALLTALLEPTQQLKQLEIEGDYTSRLAMMEELKSMPFGAVWDYYCLSSGVPIGLEWLESVKQYENSVQKHRSNISETV; translated from the coding sequence ATGAGCAATTTGCGAGACACCGCATCCATCGAGAAAGCATTTCAACATGCCAAAGATCGCTACGCCGCTTTAGGGGTCGACGTCAACGTGGCGCTAAAAGCACTTGAGTCGATTCCGGTATCGGTCCATTGTTGGCAAGGGGACGATGTTCAGGGTTTTGAGCACGACAGCGAGAAGCTTGGAGGCGGTATCGCAGTAACGGGCAACTACATCGGAAAAGCGAGAAGCATCGACGAGCTCCGTTCGGATCTCGAAAAGGCATTCTCCTTACTGCCTGGAAAGCACCGCCTGAACCTTCATGCGATCTATGGGGAATTCATCGCTCCGACAGATCGAAATGAAATCGGCCCCGAGCACTTCCAGGGCTGGATCGATTGGGCTCGACAACAGCAAGTCGGCCTGGACTTCAATCCTTCATTCTTCTCTCACGAGAATGCGAATGATGGTTTCACGCTTTCGCACACGGATGCCGGAATCAGAAACTTTTGGGTTGAGCACGGAATCGCTTCGCGCCAAATTGGTGAAGCTTTTGGTGCTGCTCTGGAAACGCCATGTGTCACGAATTTCTGGGTGCCAGATGGTTTCAAGGATACTCCAGCGGACCGAAGAGCACCGCGTGAAAGGCTCGCCGCGTCACTCGACGAGATCTTCGCCCAAGAACTTGATCCTCAACGCCACCTCGATGCGGTCGAATGCAAACTGTTTGGCATTGGATCTGAAAGTTATGTTGTCGGTTCGCATGAGTTCTATCTGGGCTATGCGATCTCAAGAAACAAGCTACTTTGCCTGGACGCTGGGCACTTCCATCCAACGGAAGTGATCTCCGACAAAATCTCCAGCGTCATGATGTACCTTCCGGAGATTCTCTTGCATGTGAGCCGCGGAGTCCGATGGGATAGCGATCACGTTGTTACCTACTCGGATGAATTGCAAGCGATCGCGCAAGAAATTGTGCGTGGTAACTACCTTGATCGCGTTCATGTTGGTTTGGACTTTTTCGACGCCAGCATCAATCGCGTTGCTGCATGGGTGATTGGCACGCAAAACATGATTAAGGCATTGTTGACGGCACTGCTTGAGCCAACTCAGCAATTGAAGCAGTTGGAAATTGAAGGCGACTACACTAGCCGCCTCGCGATGATGGAAGAACTCAAGTCGATGCCGTTTGGGGCCGTTTGGGATTATTACTGCCTTTCCTCTGGAGTTCCGATTGGACTGGAATGGCTCGAGTCGGTGAAGCAGTACGAAAACAGCGTCCAAAAACATCGCAGCAACATTTCTGAAACGGTTTAG